Proteins encoded by one window of Ursus arctos isolate Adak ecotype North America unplaced genomic scaffold, UrsArc2.0 scaffold_22, whole genome shotgun sequence:
- the LOC113260186 gene encoding olfactory receptor 8G1-like, whose product MTTGNHSTVTEFILAGLTEKPELQLPLFFLFLGIYVVTVVGNLGMITLIGLSAHLHTPMYYFLSSLSFIDLCHSTVITPKMLVNFVTERNFISYRACMTQLYFFLVFVISECHMLAAMAYDRYVAICNPLLYNVTMSYQVCSWLVVGVYIMGLTGATAHTGCMLRVLFCKADIINHYFCDLFPLLELSCSSTYINEVVVLCFSAFNILAPSLTILASYIFILSSILRIRSTEGRSKAFSTCSSHISAVAVFFGSAAFMYLQPSSVSSMDQGKVSSVFYTILVPMLNPLIYSLRNKDVKVALNKILEKRRKGVFCLSKNL is encoded by the coding sequence ATGACAACAGGAAATCATTCCACAGTGACTGAGTTCATCCTTGCTGGGCTAACAGAGAAACCAGAACTCCAGCtgccccttttcttcctctttcttggaaTCTACGTGGTCACGGTGGTGGGGAACCTGGGCATGATCACGTTGATAGGGCTCAGTGCTCACTTGCACACCCCCATGTACTACTTCCTCAGTAGCTTGTCCTTCATTGATCTCTGCCATTCCACTGTCATTACCCCCAAAATGCTGGTGAATTTTGTGACAGAGAGGAATTTTATCTCCTATCGAGCATGCATGACTCAGCTCTACTTCTTCCTCGTTTTTGTTATATCAGAATGTCACATGTTGGCTGCAATGGCATATGATCGCTATGTTGCTATCTGTAACCCATTGCTTTACAATGTCACCATGTCTTATCAGGTCTGCTCCTGGCTGGTAGTTGGGGTATATATCATGGGCTTGACTGGTGCCACAGCTCACACTGGCTGCATGCTAAGAGTGCTTTTCTGCAAGGCTGATATAATCAACCATTACTTCTGTGATCTCTTCCCACTGTTGGAGCTCTCCTGCTCCAGTACTTACATTAACGAGGTGGTAGTTTTGTGCTTCAGTGCATTTAACATTCTTGCCCCCAGCCTGACGATCCTTGCCTCCTACATCTTCATCCTCTCCAGCATCCTCCGCATCCGCTCCACTGAGGGCAGGTCCAAAGCCTTCAGCACCTGCAGCTCCCACATCTCAGCCGTTGCTGTCTTCTTTGGATCTGCTGCATTCATGTACCTGCAGCCATCCTCTGTGAGCTCCATGGACCAAGGGAAAGTGTCCTCTGTGTTTTATACCATCCTTGTGCCCATGCTGAACCCCCTGATCTACAGTCTGCGGAATAAGGATGTCAAAGTTGCCCTAAATAAGAtccttgaaaaaagaagaaaaggggtaTTTTGCCTGAGCAAAAATTTATAA